A single window of Rana temporaria chromosome 1, aRanTem1.1, whole genome shotgun sequence DNA harbors:
- the LOC120913545 gene encoding CTD small phosphatase-like protein 3 has product MILRSRKIQARPPKEPITPKNNCGSRKTLSPQSIKRRQRRVQLKSPEVCQKSFKDDAVTLSCKKNTPRHFYNLRNVYVEEDSPQIQRSVRVHFQLDESSPEEKPIYDSPVVLYSLPISWSDDCTLLGHVEGNLVSVPDHQYFSNIPKGNSGDRFNLYSFMCNAQAASRTLHRRKKDIPFKTRSAPAYTLVIDLDVLVQSSLIPLDDADYTFGTPFQDTFYKVYLKVRPHVKNFLQAVSKLYELFIYTTTRKEYGEQIVEILDPQKTLIRHRLYQDHCMCVSGFYVKDLNVLWRDLAKTVAIQTIAYTLPYHLTNRFPVQHWTGNQKDKELLSLLPSLERLTHVDDVRSVIASQFHLGKLDADT; this is encoded by the exons ATGATTTTGAGGTCACGTAAAATCCAAGCCCGGCCTCCAAAGGAGCCCATCACCCCCAAGAATAATTGTGGTAGTAGAAAGACCCTCTCCCCACAGTCTATCAAAAGAAGGCAGCGAAGG GTACAGCTAAAATCACCGGAAGTTTGCCAGAAATCCTTTAAAGATGATGCAGTCAcactgtcttgtaaaaaaaataccccccGTCACTTCTATAACTTGAGGAATGTTTACGTGGAGGAAG attccccacaaatacagcgaTCTGTTAGAGTGCATTTTCAGCTGGATGAGTCCTCTCCAGAAGAGAAACCTATTTACGACTCGCCTGTGGTTCTCTACTCACTTCCCATTAGCTGGTCTG ATGACTGCACTTTACTTGGACATGTAGAAGGAAACTTGGTCTCTGTTCCAGATCATCAGTACTTTAGTAATATCCCGAAAGGTAACTCTGGAGATCGCTTCAACCT atacaGTTTTATGTGTAATGCTCAAGCAGCTTCACGCACTCTGCATCGGAGGAAGAAGGACATACCTTTTAAAACCCGCAGTGCTCCAGCGTACACCCTAGTCATAGATCTG GATGTCCTGGTTCAGAGCTCACTCATCCCACTTGAtgatgcagattatacatttggAACACCCTTCCAGGACACCTTCTACAAG GTGTATTTGAAAGTGAGACCTCATGTCAAAAACTTCCTTCAGGCTGTTAGTAAATTATATGAG TTATTTATATATACAACCACAAGGAAGGAGTATGGAGAACAAATTGTGGAGATCCTGGACCCACAGAAAACATTGATCAG GCACAGATTATATCAAGACCACTGTATGTGTGTATCAGGTTTTTACGTGAAGGACCTGAATgttctatggagagatctggccaAGACCGTTGCAATACAAACAATAGCTTATACGTTACCATACCAT ctaaccaATAGATTTCCAGTGCAGCACTGGACTGGAAACCAGAAAGACAAAGAGCTGCTGTCACTGCTTCCATCACTGGAACGTCTAACCCACGTG